The genomic segment CTCAGTATGATGTCCGGAATCGTTAATGAGAAGCCGTTCACCCTGTCGAAGTGGAACTTCTCCTTTACGTGGCGTTATCTCGTGATGCTGACCGTGATGATTCAACTGCTCTATACGCTGTTGTGATTTGGAAAAAAATACGGATGAGTTCCGCCCTCACCCTTCCATTTTACTTCTTGTCATAGGTCCCGATATGTTGCAGCGCTTCTTCGACGATGCTCATGTCTACAGCATCCTCCATATTCACCTTGCCGACAATCGCTCCTCTGTCCTGATAAAACTGGTACTGATCAGCAATATTTTCAACCCGCAGCCGTCCATCCGGATCAAGGCCCGTCACCGCGACTTGCTTCCACTGTTCTTTATCATCCAGCGGCGTATATTCCGTCATGATGTCTATGATCTGATTGAGGTTTTCACCTTTTTTTACAAAAGCATCATTATAATCCCGAAGCGCCTGAATATAGGCTGCCATAAAGCGAACCGCAACATCGCGCCGGTCAGAGGCAAATTCCGGTGAAGCCAGCACCATGGCGATCTGGGCATCTGGAGCGAAATCCGTCGCATCACCGAGCCGGACATGAATCCCGTCGCTGACGCCTTGCGTGATCTCCGGCTCAATCTGCAGCGCCGCATCAATCGATCCGTTGGCAATCGCCGAAAGCATATTGCCGAAGTCCGGCATCAGCACAAATCTGACATCCTTCCGCGTCAGCCCGGCGCTTTCCAGCATTTTCTGATAGATGTAGTCATCCACCGCATTTTCTGTGGAAACAGCCACTTTCTTCCCTTTCAAATCCTGATAATCTTTAATCTCATCCTGCTTATCCTTGCCAATGACGAAACTGAAATAGGCATTTCCCGGAAGATTATGTCCTTTGTCGCCAATCATCTTCACATTGATGCCCTGAGCGATGGAGTTGAAGAAGGAAGCCGAAGAAATGCCGCCGGCAATATCGATTTTGCCTGAAGCCAGAGCCGGAAGCATATCATCGCTGTTTGTAAAAGTGGTAAAAGAGACGTCAATGTTATAAGCATCAAAGTAGCCCAGCTTCTCCGCAATATAAAATCCCGCCCCTGAGGCCGACCCGTCTTCGGCAATCACGACTTTTGCC from the Sporolactobacillus sp. Y61 genome contains:
- a CDS encoding ABC transporter substrate-binding protein; the encoded protein is MSRWLKGFFILTLIFLVACGSDQTDDKPAKKVDLPGNLTPLKERAKVVIAEDGSASGAGFYIAEKLGYFDAYNIDVSFTTFTNSDDMLPALASGKIDIAGGISSASFFNSIAQGINVKMIGDKGHNLPGNAYFSFVIGKDKQDEIKDYQDLKGKKVAVSTENAVDDYIYQKMLESAGLTRKDVRFVLMPDFGNMLSAIANGSIDAALQIEPEITQGVSDGIHVRLGDATDFAPDAQIAMVLASPEFASDRRDVAVRFMAAYIQALRDYNDAFVKKGENLNQIIDIMTEYTPLDDKEQWKQVAVTGLDPDGRLRVENIADQYQFYQDRGAIVGKVNMEDAVDMSIVEEALQHIGTYDKK